In Aureibaculum algae, the following are encoded in one genomic region:
- a CDS encoding glutamate-5-semialdehyde dehydrogenase: MNIILSISQRNAVLLSMAKLVAQETETIISANKEDIATFAVNDLAMFDRLKVDEDKIQGMILSLEQLASQEDPVGQERFNFTHENGLKISNKTASFGTVMIIYESRPDVTVEAGGIAFKSGNKILLKGGKESLNSNLAIVNLWHRALEENGIDKNWVEYLNYNRNETQVFLKNPTQKVDLIIPRGGEKLIAFVKENATCPVIVSGRGNNFVYVSKEADKQKAFDIIMNAKVAKISACNALDKVLIDSELPNYHGFLEELITKLSSSNVTVLVDASLEGLANVNLIPNEEIWFEEFLDYKIVIGLVDNSEAAIAKINKYCGGHSAAIITRDDTEAKLFMESVDAAAVYQNASTRFTDGFQFGLGGELAISTDKLHQRGPIGLQHLVTNKWYIFGDGQIR; this comes from the coding sequence TAATTAGTGCTAATAAAGAGGATATTGCAACTTTTGCGGTAAATGATTTGGCAATGTTTGACAGGTTAAAAGTAGACGAAGATAAAATTCAAGGTATGATTTTGTCTTTAGAGCAATTGGCAAGTCAAGAAGATCCTGTAGGTCAAGAGCGGTTTAATTTTACCCATGAGAATGGATTGAAAATTTCAAATAAAACAGCATCTTTTGGTACAGTAATGATTATTTATGAATCACGACCAGATGTTACTGTAGAAGCAGGTGGAATAGCATTTAAATCTGGTAATAAAATTTTATTAAAAGGTGGTAAGGAATCGTTGAATTCAAATTTAGCAATTGTTAACCTTTGGCATCGTGCTTTAGAAGAAAATGGAATTGATAAAAATTGGGTTGAGTATTTGAATTATAATCGAAATGAAACACAGGTTTTTTTGAAAAATCCTACTCAAAAAGTTGATTTAATTATACCTCGTGGCGGTGAGAAGTTAATTGCTTTTGTGAAAGAAAACGCAACCTGTCCCGTGATTGTAAGTGGTAGAGGTAATAATTTTGTTTATGTGTCAAAGGAAGCGGATAAGCAAAAAGCTTTTGATATAATTATGAATGCAAAAGTGGCAAAAATTTCTGCGTGTAACGCTTTAGATAAGGTGTTGATAGATTCAGAATTGCCAAATTATCATGGTTTTTTAGAAGAGCTAATTACAAAACTATCATCGAGTAATGTAACCGTTTTAGTAGATGCATCATTGGAGGGGTTGGCGAATGTCAATCTAATACCAAATGAAGAGATTTGGTTTGAAGAATTTTTGGATTATAAAATAGTAATTGGACTTGTAGACAATTCAGAGGCTGCAATTGCTAAAATAAATAAGTACTGTGGTGGTCATTCGGCGGCAATTATAACCAGAGACGATACTGAAGCTAAACTTTTTATGGAGTCTGTTGATGCTGCTGCTGTATATCAAAATGCATCTACACGTTTTACAGACGGATTTCAATTTGGCTTAGGTGGAGAACTCGCTATTAGTACAGATAAATTACACCAGAGAGGACCCATTGGTCTTCAACATTTAGTAACTAATAAATGGTATATTTTCGGAGATGGGCAAATTAGGTAA
- the proB gene encoding glutamate 5-kinase, with protein sequence MGKLGKKRVLLKIGTNALTKETDQISRGKIEDIGRQISALKDDYEFIIVSSGAIAVAKQFVKLEGNGKEINVKQALAAIGQPHLMRIFHDNFWELGLLTSQCLLSYADFEREISRQNIMNTINVLLENNYIPIINENDTVATDEIKFGDNDKLAALTGCLLNVDLVIIATNTDGIYTKVSMNENKQKTIQLVEDIDKLQSEISTDKSSRGTGGMQSKIDAARILKNNNIETWIVNGIDDGFIQKAINNEITFTKILNKN encoded by the coding sequence ATGGGCAAATTAGGTAAAAAAAGAGTACTATTAAAAATAGGAACTAATGCACTTACTAAGGAAACTGATCAGATTTCAAGAGGTAAAATTGAAGATATTGGTAGACAAATATCAGCATTAAAGGATGATTACGAATTTATCATTGTCAGTTCTGGAGCTATTGCTGTTGCAAAACAGTTTGTGAAATTAGAAGGTAATGGTAAAGAAATTAATGTAAAACAGGCCTTAGCGGCAATTGGTCAGCCGCATTTAATGCGGATATTTCATGATAATTTTTGGGAACTTGGGCTTTTAACATCTCAATGCTTATTGTCTTATGCAGATTTTGAAAGAGAAATTTCTAGGCAAAATATTATGAATACCATTAATGTGTTGTTGGAAAATAATTATATCCCTATCATTAATGAAAATGACACCGTAGCAACAGATGAAATTAAATTCGGAGATAATGATAAATTAGCTGCATTAACTGGTTGTTTGTTAAATGTAGATTTAGTAATAATTGCCACAAATACCGATGGAATCTATACGAAAGTATCTATGAATGAAAATAAACAAAAGACCATTCAGCTTGTTGAAGATATAGATAAATTGCAAAGTGAAATTTCAACTGATAAATCCTCTAGAGGAACAGGAGGTATGCAATCTAAAATTGATGCCGCCCGAATTTTAAAAAATAATAATATTGAAACTTGGATAGTTAATGGAATTGATGATGGTTTTATACAAAAAGCAATCAACAATGAAATTACATTTACCAAAATATTAAACAAAAACTAA